The following are encoded in a window of Armatimonas rosea genomic DNA:
- a CDS encoding DinB family protein, whose translation MTAQELLAEQIELIGDSLAHYIETTAPDRLNWQPQLPSSAPTRSALEQAAECIAVNRAFAALLRGDTAVPSLADEVTPTSPTEARARLQASCAELAAVIRVSHDSLFESLFPTRRGQRTGKGLMIGAYRNMAYHSGQINLLQILAGDGEFHVPSTWI comes from the coding sequence ATGACCGCACAAGAACTCCTTGCTGAGCAGATTGAGCTTATTGGTGACTCCCTAGCACACTACATCGAAACCACTGCCCCGGATCGGCTCAACTGGCAGCCACAGCTACCTAGCTCCGCGCCCACCCGATCCGCTCTGGAGCAAGCTGCTGAGTGCATAGCGGTCAATCGCGCCTTCGCCGCGCTCTTACGTGGGGATACGGCTGTGCCGTCCCTCGCCGATGAGGTCACACCAACGAGTCCTACCGAGGCCCGTGCTCGACTCCAAGCGAGCTGTGCTGAGCTGGCCGCAGTGATCCGCGTGTCTCATGATTCCCTCTTCGAGAGCCTATTCCCGACCCGCCGTGGGCAACGTACAGGCAAGGGGCTGATGATCGGCGCGTACCGCAACATGGCCTACCACTCGGGGCAGATCAACCTCCTGCAGATTCTGGCAGGCGATGGTGAATTCCACGTTCCCAGCACCTGGATTTAA